A region from the Lysobacter antibioticus genome encodes:
- a CDS encoding OsmC family protein, translating into MGISRHATAHWEGDLKSGQGRLSTPQSGLLADTRYGFNSRFGDEKGTNPEELIAAAHAGCFTMALSAKLTEAGHPPAKLDTRAEVDLSMEGGPTLSQIRLKLTAEVPGIDAAKFQAIAEDAKANCPVSKALSAVPMSLEAKLV; encoded by the coding sequence ATGGGTATCTCGCGCCACGCCACCGCTCACTGGGAAGGCGATCTGAAAAGCGGCCAGGGCCGCCTGAGCACGCCGCAGAGCGGATTGCTCGCCGACACCCGTTACGGTTTCAACAGCCGCTTCGGCGACGAGAAGGGCACCAACCCCGAAGAGTTGATCGCCGCCGCCCACGCCGGCTGCTTCACCATGGCGTTGTCGGCCAAGTTGACCGAGGCCGGGCATCCGCCGGCCAAGCTCGACACCCGCGCCGAAGTCGATCTGTCGATGGAAGGCGGGCCGACCCTGTCGCAGATCCGCCTCAAGCTCACCGCCGAAGTGCCCGGTATCGACGCCGCCAAGTTCCAGGCCATCGCCGAGGACGCGAAGGCCAATTGCCCGGTGTCGAAGGCCCTGAGCGCGGTGCCGATGAGCCTGGAAGCCAAACTGGTCTGA
- a CDS encoding alpha/beta fold hydrolase, translating to MPDPMTPRACIRHALLIHGAGAGGWEWNLWQDVLRSRGLGTVAPDLRPAPEGLAATTLDHYRRQVRAELDALPRPRAVIGASLGGLLAWLCADLADAVVLINPVPPAPWAARLPARDWPQVVPWRRDARLASTRRAMDDADEAAALYAFRRWRDESGAVLREAYAGVEAAAADVLAVEAPVLCIASQRDDDVAPELSAQFAAAIGATLLTWPSPSHVGPLLGRDAARLAAQAADWLSAR from the coding sequence ATGCCTGATCCCATGACGCCGCGCGCCTGTATCCGCCATGCCTTGCTGATCCATGGCGCCGGGGCCGGCGGCTGGGAGTGGAACCTGTGGCAGGACGTGCTGCGTTCGCGCGGCCTGGGCACGGTCGCGCCGGATCTGCGGCCGGCGCCCGAAGGCCTGGCCGCGACCACGCTCGATCACTACCGCCGCCAGGTTCGCGCCGAACTGGATGCGTTGCCGCGGCCGCGCGCGGTGATCGGCGCCAGCCTCGGCGGCCTGTTGGCCTGGCTGTGCGCGGACCTGGCCGATGCGGTGGTGCTGATCAACCCCGTGCCGCCGGCGCCGTGGGCGGCGCGATTGCCGGCGCGCGACTGGCCGCAGGTGGTGCCGTGGCGGCGCGATGCGCGCCTGGCCTCGACCCGGCGCGCCATGGACGATGCCGACGAAGCGGCCGCACTGTATGCGTTCCGGCGCTGGCGCGACGAGTCCGGCGCGGTGCTGCGCGAGGCGTATGCCGGTGTCGAGGCGGCTGCAGCTGACGTGCTCGCCGTCGAGGCGCCGGTGCTGTGCATCGCCTCGCAGCGCGACGACGACGTCGCGCCGGAATTGTCGGCGCAGTTCGCAGCGGCGATCGGCGCGACTTTGTTAACGTGGCCGTCGCCGAGCCATGTCGGCCCCTTG